The Longimicrobium sp. genome window below encodes:
- a CDS encoding NYN domain-containing protein codes for MHTPSTRIVSPAVEIFVDGPNFNLAQRYEGVPFRVDLNLLATRLSRGYHFVKLRYYTSPLPNPDSGSYRAQQRFFAQIQRSSRIELVLGRHEPRIDPATGRRYHVEKETDVNLAVDMVVGAYRDRYDVAMLVAGDSDYVRAVEALKDRGKQLVWCPLPSQGRIDQLAKLADGTLELSTKFLRTCALPNR; via the coding sequence ATGCATACACCTTCAACGCGGATTGTATCACCGGCCGTCGAGATTTTTGTTGACGGGCCCAACTTCAACCTGGCGCAACGGTATGAGGGTGTGCCGTTCCGCGTCGACCTGAATCTGCTGGCCACGCGGCTCAGCCGCGGCTATCACTTCGTCAAGCTGCGCTATTACACCTCACCACTTCCGAACCCGGACAGCGGCAGCTACCGGGCGCAGCAGCGGTTTTTCGCGCAGATCCAGCGCAGCAGCCGGATCGAGTTGGTGCTCGGCCGCCACGAGCCGCGCATCGATCCGGCAACTGGCCGCAGGTACCACGTCGAGAAGGAAACCGACGTGAACCTCGCGGTTGACATGGTCGTCGGCGCATACCGGGACCGCTACGACGTGGCGATGCTGGTGGCCGGCGACAGCGACTACGTCCGCGCGGTGGAAGCGCTCAAGGATCGCGGGAAGCAGCTCGTGTGGTGCCCGCTCCCCTCGCAGGGGCGGATCGATCAGCTGGCGAAGCTGGCGGACGGGACGCTGGAGCTGAGCACGAAGTTCCTGCGGACGTGCGCGCTGCCGAACCGCTAA
- a CDS encoding TonB-dependent receptor, which yields MLSRPVRSLALVLALLAASALPALAQQDGGVSGTVKDPTTGRPVAGAHVDAVTADGRVVGSTTTDAQGNYRLAGLRPGTYSVVIKNEGGSESKLDAVISAGQTSTVNVQISAGAVALNPLVVSASKRAEKALEAPARVEVVSEREVEARPAVTAVDHLRSVNGVQIAQTGAGSANVVARGFNNIFSGALHALQDYRLTGVPSLRVNFLQFVPANNEDIQRMEVVLGPGAALYGPNTADGILHILTKSPLDEQGTTLALGGGTRSTLQGEFRSSQLLAPNFGIKLSGQYVRADEWRYTDPAEVAEQAKFASNLAFYRADLMRAAGISQAEADVRIARIGARDFDIERWTGDVRADWRITPDLTAVVSGGMSTEINGIELTGLGAGQARNWRYTYGQARANWKRLFGQIYVNHSDAGETFLLRNGAPIVDRSSVIVGQLQHGFDLGARQRFTYGGDYTFTNPVTEGTINGQYENDDQTREFGAYLQSETEITSQLELVLAGRIDTHSALPDPVFSPRAALVFKPAAGHALRFSYNRAFSTPSSLNQFLDLGSSIPNDQLAALGYSLRIQGTGDAGFSFRDANGGYLVRSPFTPAGLGGPGTLLPGNSATLMPLAVGVLAARAAAAGTPLPPTLVAYLSNLHPTAAQVGLNYLNAVTGQVGDLASLNLPDVKPIRESPSNTLEAGYKGIIGDRVLIAADVWWSRKERLVTPLTIQTPLVLLNGPQLGAYLVPRFMADLGYTQAQAAALAAQLVGSATSPGLATIPVGVVSSSSVHANGAQLLVTYVNVDENIDLWGSDLSARFILNREWSLNTSGSYISEDRWQTANAGLVTLNAPRKKGTVSLSYDGAESSGFMGEARMRYTSGFPVNSGVYIGTRCLGGTPSPLAEDCVSAYTLFDLNLGYRLPMPGRKTTLQVSVTNLFNEGYRPFPGTPTIGRTILARVKYDF from the coding sequence ATGCTCTCCAGACCCGTCCGCAGCCTGGCGCTCGTCCTGGCTCTCCTGGCCGCATCCGCACTGCCGGCGCTTGCCCAGCAGGACGGCGGCGTGTCGGGAACGGTGAAGGACCCCACCACCGGCCGCCCCGTGGCCGGCGCCCACGTCGACGCGGTGACGGCCGACGGACGGGTGGTGGGCAGCACCACCACCGACGCGCAGGGCAACTACCGCCTGGCCGGCCTGCGCCCCGGCACCTACTCCGTGGTGATCAAGAACGAGGGCGGCTCCGAGAGCAAGCTCGACGCGGTGATCTCCGCCGGGCAGACCAGCACGGTGAACGTGCAGATCTCCGCCGGCGCGGTGGCGCTCAACCCGCTGGTGGTCTCCGCCTCGAAGCGCGCCGAGAAGGCGCTCGAGGCGCCGGCCCGCGTGGAGGTGGTCTCCGAGCGCGAGGTGGAGGCCCGCCCGGCGGTGACCGCGGTGGACCACCTGCGCTCGGTGAACGGCGTGCAGATCGCCCAGACCGGCGCCGGATCGGCCAACGTGGTGGCGCGCGGCTTCAACAACATCTTCTCGGGCGCGCTGCACGCGCTGCAGGACTACCGCCTGACCGGCGTTCCCTCGCTGCGCGTGAACTTCCTGCAGTTCGTTCCCGCCAACAACGAGGACATCCAGCGCATGGAGGTGGTGCTGGGCCCCGGCGCCGCGCTGTACGGCCCCAACACGGCCGACGGCATCCTGCACATCCTCACCAAGAGCCCGCTCGACGAGCAGGGGACGACCCTGGCGCTCGGCGGCGGCACGCGCAGCACGCTGCAGGGCGAGTTCCGCAGCTCGCAGCTGCTGGCGCCCAACTTCGGCATCAAGCTCAGCGGCCAGTACGTGCGCGCCGACGAGTGGCGCTACACCGACCCGGCCGAGGTGGCCGAGCAGGCCAAGTTCGCCTCGAACCTGGCCTTCTACCGCGCCGACCTGATGCGCGCCGCGGGGATCAGCCAGGCCGAGGCCGACGTCCGCATCGCCCGCATCGGCGCGCGCGACTTCGACATCGAGCGCTGGACCGGTGACGTGCGCGCCGACTGGCGCATCACCCCCGACCTCACCGCCGTGGTCAGCGGCGGGATGAGCACCGAGATCAACGGGATCGAGCTGACCGGCCTGGGCGCCGGGCAGGCGCGCAACTGGCGCTACACCTACGGCCAGGCGCGGGCCAACTGGAAGCGCCTGTTCGGCCAGATCTACGTGAACCACAGCGACGCCGGCGAGACCTTCCTGCTGCGCAACGGCGCGCCCATCGTCGACCGCTCCAGCGTGATCGTGGGCCAGCTGCAGCACGGCTTCGACCTTGGCGCCCGCCAGCGCTTCACCTACGGCGGCGACTACACCTTCACCAACCCGGTGACGGAAGGGACGATCAACGGGCAGTACGAGAACGACGACCAGACGCGCGAGTTCGGCGCCTACCTCCAGAGCGAGACCGAGATCACCTCGCAGCTGGAGCTGGTGCTGGCCGGGCGCATCGACACGCACTCGGCGCTGCCGGACCCGGTCTTCTCGCCCCGCGCGGCGCTGGTGTTCAAGCCGGCGGCGGGGCACGCGCTGCGCTTCAGCTACAACCGCGCGTTCAGCACGCCCAGCTCGCTGAACCAGTTCCTGGACCTGGGCTCGTCGATCCCCAACGACCAGCTGGCGGCGCTGGGCTACTCGCTGCGCATCCAGGGCACCGGCGACGCCGGCTTCTCGTTCCGCGACGCGAACGGCGGCTACCTGGTGCGCTCGCCCTTCACCCCGGCCGGGCTGGGCGGCCCGGGAACGCTGCTGCCGGGGAACTCGGCCACGCTGATGCCGCTGGCCGTGGGCGTGCTGGCCGCGCGCGCGGCCGCCGCGGGAACGCCGCTGCCGCCCACGCTGGTCGCCTATCTCTCCAACCTGCACCCGACCGCGGCACAGGTGGGGCTCAACTACCTGAACGCCGTCACCGGGCAGGTGGGCGACCTGGCCTCGCTCAACCTTCCCGACGTGAAGCCGATCCGCGAGTCGCCGTCGAACACGCTGGAGGCCGGCTACAAGGGGATCATCGGCGACCGCGTGCTGATCGCGGCCGACGTGTGGTGGTCGCGCAAGGAGCGGCTGGTGACGCCGCTGACCATCCAGACGCCGCTGGTGCTGCTGAACGGCCCCCAGCTGGGCGCGTACCTGGTGCCCCGCTTCATGGCCGACCTGGGGTACACCCAGGCCCAGGCCGCCGCGCTGGCCGCGCAGCTCGTCGGCTCGGCGACCTCGCCGGGGCTGGCCACCATCCCCGTGGGCGTGGTCTCCTCGTCCTCCGTGCACGCCAACGGCGCGCAGCTGCTGGTGACGTACGTGAACGTGGACGAGAACATCGACCTGTGGGGGAGCGACCTGTCGGCGCGCTTCATCCTGAACCGCGAGTGGAGCCTGAACACCAGCGGCTCGTACATCAGCGAGGACCGCTGGCAGACCGCCAACGCCGGGCTGGTGACACTGAACGCGCCGCGGAAGAAGGGCACCGTGTCGCTGAGCTACGACGGCGCGGAGAGCAGCGGCTTCATGGGCGAGGCGCGGATGCGCTACACCTCGGGCTTCCCGGTGAACTCGGGCGTGTACATCGGCACGCGCTGCCTGGGGGGCACCCCCAGCCCGCTGGCCGAGGACTGCGTGAGCGCGTACACGCTGTTCGACCTGAACCTGGGCTACCGCCTGCCCATGCCGGGGCGGAAGACCACGCTGCAGGTGAGCGTGACCAACCTGTTCAACGAGGGATACCGGCCCTTCCCCGGCACCCCCACCATCGGCCGCACCATCCTGGCCCGCGTGAAGTACGACTTCTGA
- a CDS encoding glycoside hydrolase family 15 protein — MRARRAGNPAGGGDDVRCSGRCLAARRTAGGPAPLGTAVSCPTARAARPGAQRRDTPEPAVRECVSAAVHGSRHGRRDSRTHALPHSRTSALSHFAPITHASCLLAAPDGGGEPLRHRRTGRMDRHYPPIEDHGVIGDLHTVALVCRDGTIDFMCAPRFDSPPVFASLLDRGSGGRFELAPVLEGARLKQLYLPDTNVLLTRFLSPDGVGEISDFMPVGETDRVRAVVRRAKAVRGDLKFHMRCVPRFGYGPQPHKVSGNDDCVLFLPAEGDVAARLWSTHPVRFDDGQAAAEFTLRHGESATFVFEVGDVHDGSPAETPHYAADAFKRTSNFWRTWIGRSTYKGRWRDEVHRSALVLKLLVSQPYGSLVAAPTFSLPERIGGARNWDYRYTWIRDAAFTLYALIRLGLTEETGAFIHWLEGLSHELKEMGPLQPLYRIDGGEDVEEHELDWEGYRGSRPVRVGNGAGRQCQLDVYGALMDSVYLYDKYGQPISHDFWMRLTGLVDWVCENWRMPDSGIWEVRAERREYLNSRVMCWVAVDRAIRLAQRRSLPGPLVRWLEVRDQIYRSVYEEMWSPRKKAFVQHAGTDELDASALLLPLLRFTSPIDPRWRSTMDAVRRELVEDSLVRRYRIRDGETDGFNEGEGTFTICSFWYAECLSRGGDLQQARFVFEKVLGYANHLGLFAEQIGPSGEQLGNFPQAFTHLALISAAYDIDRRLDAAGWRA; from the coding sequence ATGCGCGCCCGGAGGGCCGGGAACCCGGCGGGCGGGGGCGATGATGTCCGCTGCTCGGGACGCTGTCTCGCCGCGAGACGAACCGCCGGGGGCCCGGCGCCGTTGGGCACAGCTGTATCGTGCCCTACGGCGCGCGCAGCCCGGCCCGGAGCGCAGCGGAGGGACACGCCCGAACCCGCAGTGCGTGAGTGCGTGAGTGCGGCAGTGCATGGGTCTCGGCACGGCCGACGGGATTCGCGCACTCACGCACTTCCGCACTCACGCACTTCCGCACTTTCGCACTTCGCACCGATCACGCACGCGTCTTGCCTGCTGGCGGCGCCGGACGGAGGCGGCGAGCCACTTCGACACCGGCGCACGGGGCGAATGGACCGGCACTATCCCCCCATCGAGGACCACGGCGTCATCGGCGACCTGCACACCGTCGCGCTGGTCTGCCGCGACGGCACGATCGACTTCATGTGCGCGCCGCGGTTCGACTCGCCGCCCGTGTTCGCCTCGCTGCTGGACCGGGGCAGCGGCGGGCGCTTCGAGCTGGCGCCGGTGCTGGAGGGCGCGCGGCTCAAGCAGCTCTATCTCCCGGACACCAACGTCCTGCTCACCCGCTTCCTCTCGCCCGACGGGGTGGGCGAGATCAGCGACTTCATGCCCGTGGGCGAGACCGACCGCGTGCGCGCCGTGGTGCGCCGCGCCAAGGCCGTCCGCGGCGACCTGAAGTTCCACATGCGCTGCGTCCCGCGCTTCGGCTACGGCCCGCAGCCGCACAAGGTCAGCGGCAACGACGACTGCGTTCTCTTCCTCCCTGCCGAGGGCGACGTGGCGGCGCGGCTCTGGTCCACGCACCCGGTGCGCTTCGACGACGGCCAGGCCGCCGCGGAGTTCACCCTGCGCCACGGCGAGTCGGCCACCTTCGTCTTCGAGGTGGGCGACGTGCACGACGGCTCGCCGGCCGAGACGCCGCACTACGCCGCCGACGCCTTCAAGCGCACCTCCAACTTCTGGCGTACGTGGATCGGGCGATCGACCTACAAGGGCCGCTGGCGCGACGAGGTGCACCGCTCGGCGCTGGTGCTCAAGCTCCTCGTCAGCCAGCCCTACGGCTCGCTGGTGGCCGCGCCCACCTTCTCGCTTCCCGAGCGGATCGGCGGCGCGCGCAACTGGGACTACCGCTACACCTGGATCCGCGACGCGGCGTTCACCCTCTACGCGCTGATCCGGCTGGGGCTGACGGAGGAGACGGGCGCCTTCATCCACTGGCTCGAGGGGCTGAGCCACGAGCTGAAGGAGATGGGCCCGCTGCAGCCGCTCTACCGCATCGACGGCGGCGAGGACGTGGAGGAGCACGAGCTGGACTGGGAAGGGTATCGCGGGTCGCGTCCCGTGCGCGTGGGGAACGGGGCCGGGCGGCAGTGCCAGCTCGACGTCTACGGCGCGCTGATGGACTCGGTCTACCTCTACGACAAGTACGGCCAGCCCATCTCGCACGACTTCTGGATGCGGCTGACGGGGCTGGTGGACTGGGTGTGCGAGAACTGGCGGATGCCCGACAGCGGGATCTGGGAGGTGCGGGCGGAGCGGCGCGAGTACCTGAACTCGCGCGTGATGTGCTGGGTGGCGGTGGACCGGGCGATCCGCCTGGCGCAGCGCCGCAGCCTGCCGGGGCCGCTGGTGCGCTGGCTGGAGGTGCGCGACCAGATCTACCGCAGCGTCTACGAGGAGATGTGGAGCCCGCGCAAGAAGGCGTTCGTGCAGCATGCGGGGACGGACGAGCTGGACGCGTCGGCGCTGCTGTTGCCGCTGCTGCGCTTCACCAGCCCCATCGACCCGCGCTGGCGGAGCACCATGGACGCCGTCCGCCGCGAGCTGGTGGAGGACTCGCTGGTGCGCCGCTACCGCATCCGCGACGGCGAGACCGACGGCTTCAACGAGGGCGAGGGCACCTTCACCATCTGCTCGTTCTGGTACGCCGAGTGCCTGTCGCGCGGAGGCGACCTGCAGCAGGCGCGCTTCGTCTTCGAGAAGGTGCTGGGCTACGCCAACCACCTGGGCCTGTTCGCCGAGCAGATCGGCCCCAGCGGCGAGCAGCTGGGCAACTTCCCGCAGGCGTTCACCCACCTGGCCCTGATCAGCGCCGCCTACGACATCGACCGGCGGCTGGACGCCGCCGGGTGGCGGGCGTGA
- a CDS encoding tetratricopeptide repeat protein — MSRPSPPHLLVERALALVPDTEEFLPLSDAVIGSSRLDREKVWARSGAYATLGKRVVDPARLATLIPALAERSRERLQELYTRVLEAIRHQQEGDLPAAAAALVRAGEVEEGDGRLEKAEKIYLLALEISRDLREKGPQILALRRLGRTARAAGRLDEAWAWYEQSHALAVDQMDAAGQAVACQGLGNLCDDRGDRDTARSWYERGLAIARGLNDPALAWPFYTNLSVIAIKNGELADAEALLARARERIEATGADDAMLFYLNNRGMLLAEHGDPEGAEAVFREALEREVEPRWEMTVRNNLGEMLLRQGRLFEAQEEARRAEEVAIVHRLVEDCVDVYLLLGGIAKARADEEGFVFYEQALSVCHERGLPRKTEAAVLHGYGLLHGACGRPAEARAYVEAAREIYQSLGFLPERAQVEADLAALEPAAV; from the coding sequence GTGAGCAGGCCGTCACCGCCGCACCTGCTGGTGGAGCGCGCGCTCGCGCTGGTCCCCGACACCGAAGAGTTCCTGCCGCTCAGCGACGCCGTCATCGGCTCGTCGCGGCTGGACCGCGAGAAGGTGTGGGCCCGCTCGGGCGCGTACGCCACGCTGGGCAAGCGCGTGGTGGACCCGGCGCGCCTGGCCACGCTCATCCCCGCGCTGGCCGAGCGCTCGCGCGAGCGGCTGCAGGAGCTGTACACGCGCGTGCTCGAGGCCATCCGCCACCAGCAGGAGGGCGACCTGCCGGCGGCGGCCGCCGCGCTGGTGCGCGCGGGCGAGGTGGAAGAGGGCGACGGGCGCCTGGAAAAGGCGGAGAAGATCTACCTGCTGGCGCTCGAGATCTCCCGCGACCTGCGCGAGAAGGGGCCGCAGATCCTGGCGCTGCGCCGGCTGGGCCGCACCGCGCGCGCGGCGGGCCGGCTGGACGAGGCGTGGGCGTGGTACGAGCAGAGCCACGCGCTGGCGGTGGACCAGATGGACGCCGCGGGGCAGGCGGTGGCCTGCCAGGGGCTGGGCAACCTGTGCGACGACCGCGGCGACCGCGACACCGCGAGGAGCTGGTACGAGCGCGGGCTGGCCATCGCGCGCGGGCTGAACGACCCCGCGCTTGCGTGGCCGTTCTACACCAACCTCTCCGTCATCGCCATCAAGAACGGCGAGCTGGCCGACGCCGAGGCGCTGCTGGCCCGCGCCCGCGAGCGCATCGAGGCCACCGGCGCCGACGACGCCATGCTCTTCTATCTCAACAACCGGGGGATGCTGCTGGCCGAGCACGGCGATCCCGAGGGCGCCGAGGCCGTGTTCCGCGAGGCGCTGGAGCGCGAGGTGGAGCCGCGCTGGGAGATGACGGTGCGCAACAACCTGGGCGAGATGCTGCTGCGCCAGGGGCGGCTGTTCGAGGCGCAGGAGGAGGCCCGGCGCGCCGAGGAGGTGGCCATCGTCCACCGCCTGGTGGAGGACTGCGTGGACGTGTACCTGCTGCTGGGCGGGATCGCGAAGGCGCGCGCCGACGAGGAGGGGTTCGTGTTCTACGAGCAGGCGCTGAGCGTCTGCCACGAGCGTGGGCTGCCGCGCAAGACCGAGGCGGCGGTGCTGCACGGCTACGGGCTGCTGCACGGCGCCTGCGGCCGTCCCGCCGAGGCCCGCGCCTACGTCGAGGCCGCGCGCGAGATCTACCAGTCGCTCGGCTTCCTCCCCGAGCGCGCCCAGGTGGAGGCCGATCTGGCCGCGCTGGAGCCCGCCGCGGTGTGA